A single Tenacibaculum sp. 190524A02b DNA region contains:
- a CDS encoding DUF1684 domain-containing protein, translating to MRAFFLIVTLLIITSCNSQGKRKLLGETDFQRELNSKFKDASTSPLTKKGLKKFKGLEFFSVNDKFKVLAKLIKTPDAPTFNFPTTTSRVAVYKKYGEIVFEIDEKEFKLDIYKDVNPSDKYKNNLFLPFLDKTNGKTSYGGGRFIDVLTTDEKANGTIEIDFNKAYNPYCAYSDRYSCPITPQNNYVDIAIEAGVKAYKK from the coding sequence ATGAGAGCCTTTTTTTTAATTGTTACGTTATTGATAATAACTTCGTGTAATTCTCAAGGAAAAAGAAAGTTACTTGGAGAAACTGACTTTCAAAGAGAACTGAATAGTAAGTTTAAAGATGCGAGTACTTCACCATTGACTAAAAAAGGATTAAAAAAGTTTAAAGGATTGGAGTTTTTTTCTGTAAATGATAAGTTTAAAGTACTAGCTAAATTGATAAAAACACCAGATGCACCTACTTTTAATTTTCCAACAACTACAAGTAGAGTAGCTGTGTATAAGAAGTATGGAGAAATTGTTTTTGAAATTGATGAAAAAGAATTTAAGTTGGATATTTATAAAGATGTAAATCCTTCAGATAAGTATAAAAATAATTTGTTTCTACCTTTTTTAGATAAAACAAACGGGAAGACTTCTTACGGTGGAGGAAGGTTTATAGATGTATTAACTACTGATGAAAAAGCCAACGGAACTATTGAGATAGACTTTAACAAGGCATACAACCCATATTGTGCTTATAGTGATCGATATTCATGCCCAATAACACCTCAAAATAATTATGTAGATATAGCTATTGAGGCTGGTGTAAAAGCATATAAAAAGTAA
- the crcB gene encoding fluoride efflux transporter CrcB, with the protein MKQLLLIFIGGGTGSVLRYAISKLLNNSHQSFPFGTFAANILGSFFIGIILGLATKNTSLTTNHTLLLATGFCGGFTTFSTFAYENHIFLKTGDYTSFLLYSLSSLLVGFLAVFGGIFLIKTFL; encoded by the coding sequence ATGAAACAACTTCTCTTGATATTTATAGGTGGTGGTACTGGAAGCGTTTTACGCTATGCTATAAGTAAACTACTAAACAATTCACATCAGAGTTTTCCTTTTGGAACTTTTGCGGCTAACATTTTAGGTAGTTTTTTTATTGGTATTATTTTAGGCCTAGCAACTAAAAACACATCACTAACTACAAATCACACCTTATTACTAGCTACTGGGTTCTGTGGTGGATTTACCACTTTTTCTACCTTTGCTTACGAAAACCATATTTTTTTAAAAACAGGGGATTATACTTCCTTTCTTTTATACTCTCTTTCAAGTTTATTAGTTGGGTTTCTTGCTGTTTTTGGAGGCATTTTTTTAATTAAAACATTTTTATAA
- a CDS encoding DUF1599 domain-containing protein translates to MQNTSEQYNSIVATCRDLFVKKMSDYGSAWRILRLPSLTDQIFIKAQRIRQLQENEIRKVDEGEKPEFIGIINYSIMALIQLELGVVEQPDLSTEDAAVLYDKHIAITKELMENKNHDYGEAWRDMRISSLTDLILQKLLRVKQIEDNKGKTLVSEGIDANYQDMINYAIFALIHHSELDS, encoded by the coding sequence ATGCAAAATACTTCAGAACAATACAACTCGATTGTGGCAACATGTCGAGATTTATTTGTTAAAAAAATGTCAGATTACGGAAGCGCATGGAGAATATTACGTTTGCCTTCATTAACAGATCAAATATTCATTAAAGCCCAACGTATTAGACAATTGCAAGAAAATGAAATAAGAAAAGTTGACGAAGGAGAAAAGCCTGAGTTTATTGGCATTATCAATTATTCTATAATGGCTCTAATTCAGTTAGAACTTGGTGTTGTTGAACAGCCCGATTTATCAACTGAAGACGCCGCTGTTTTATATGACAAACACATTGCCATAACCAAAGAACTAATGGAAAATAAAAACCATGATTATGGTGAAGCTTGGAGAGATATGCGAATTTCTTCTTTAACTGACTTAATTCTTCAGAAATTACTCCGAGTAAAACAGATTGAAGATAATAAAGGAAAAACATTAGTTTCAGAAGGTATTGATGCCAATTACCAAGATATGATTAATTATGCTATTTTTGCTTTAATTCATCATTCAGAATTAGACAGTTAA
- a CDS encoding metallophosphoesterase, with translation MKRRSFVKKAVYGGVGLGVLSGWYTWQVEPFWLEFVTKKMPIKNLPQALEGKTLMQISDVHVGNRFDYQYIIDSFKKAQELKPDFVVYTGDYVSYETEEQLKQLKEVLKYTVKGELGTLGVLGNHDYGKNWAEHHVANAITDMLESSGVSMLRNTQKEIEGLNFIGFDDYWGVNFNPVKAMQDYSASKATIALCHNPDVCDLNVWGSFKSWILSGHTHGGQCKPPFLPPPMLPVKNKKYSAGEIDLLDGRTLYINRALGHLWQVRFNVRPEITVFELTTA, from the coding sequence ATGAAAAGAAGAAGTTTTGTAAAAAAGGCAGTGTATGGTGGTGTAGGTTTAGGTGTTTTAAGTGGTTGGTATACTTGGCAAGTGGAGCCTTTTTGGTTAGAGTTTGTAACTAAAAAAATGCCTATTAAAAATTTACCTCAGGCGTTGGAGGGGAAAACCTTAATGCAAATAAGTGATGTGCATGTTGGTAATAGATTTGATTACCAGTACATAATTGATAGTTTTAAAAAAGCGCAAGAGCTTAAACCTGATTTTGTAGTGTATACAGGTGACTATGTGAGTTATGAAACAGAAGAACAATTAAAACAGTTAAAAGAAGTTTTAAAGTATACGGTAAAAGGTGAACTAGGAACACTAGGTGTATTAGGGAATCATGATTATGGTAAAAATTGGGCAGAACATCATGTAGCGAATGCAATTACTGATATGTTAGAGTCTTCTGGAGTGTCTATGTTAAGGAATACTCAGAAAGAAATAGAAGGTTTAAATTTTATTGGTTTTGATGATTATTGGGGTGTGAATTTTAATCCTGTAAAAGCAATGCAAGATTATAGTGCTTCAAAAGCTACTATTGCTTTGTGCCATAACCCAGATGTTTGTGATTTAAATGTTTGGGGGAGTTTTAAAAGCTGGATTCTTTCAGGGCATACACATGGAGGGCAATGTAAGCCTCCTTTTTTACCACCACCTATGTTACCGGTTAAAAATAAAAAATACAGTGCTGGCGAGATAGATTTACTAGATGGACGAACATTATATATTAATAGAGCTTTAGGGCATTTATGGCAAGTTAGATTTAATGTGCGCCCTGAAATTACCGTTTTTGAATTGACTACTGCCTAA
- a CDS encoding TIGR00730 family Rossman fold protein yields the protein MKLENIVVFCGSSKGYSSIYEQAAIELGNYFAKNNLQMVYGGGKVGLMGVVANTVLDQKGKVIGVIPNLLRKEEVIHAGVTELIVTDTMSERKVTMSKLIDGYIALPGGFGTLDELFEALTLQQLHIEQKPVGVLNINGFFDATLKQLDFMVKEGFLKPENRAFLLVDTTVEGLMEQMKNYKAPEKKDIIDKVVR from the coding sequence ATGAAATTAGAAAATATAGTAGTCTTTTGCGGTTCCAGTAAAGGCTATAGTTCCATTTATGAGCAAGCTGCAATTGAATTAGGAAATTATTTTGCAAAAAATAATTTGCAAATGGTTTATGGTGGTGGTAAAGTTGGTTTAATGGGGGTAGTAGCTAATACAGTTTTAGATCAAAAAGGAAAAGTAATAGGTGTAATTCCAAATTTATTAAGAAAAGAAGAGGTAATACATGCAGGTGTTACAGAGTTGATAGTTACCGATACAATGAGTGAACGTAAAGTAACTATGAGCAAACTAATAGATGGGTATATTGCTTTGCCTGGTGGATTTGGTACGTTAGATGAGCTTTTTGAAGCATTAACATTACAGCAGTTACATATTGAACAAAAACCAGTTGGTGTGTTGAATATAAATGGTTTTTTTGACGCTACACTAAAGCAACTAGATTTTATGGTAAAAGAAGGTTTTTTAAAACCTGAAAATAGGGCATTTTTATTAGTAGATACTACTGTAGAAGGGTTGATGGAGCAAATGAAAAACTATAAAGCGCCAGAGAAAAAAGATATAATAGATAAAGTTGTACGTTAG
- a CDS encoding LacI family DNA-binding transcriptional regulator, with protein sequence MNYNVTLKEIALKSGVSVSTVSKALNDSHEISTLTKERVSKIAKSLNYRPNFFAKNLKKRENYIIGVILPDLKNDFFSNLLVGITEETSMKKHRIMVYQTCNSPEKEMIYTKLLSEDIIDGLIISPSLFPQRHAEDNKYLIRLSEKHLPIIVINKMVNSIVHSNKKLVKDSNGLKLGKDLVNNLLDKIKHYNLQLDVS encoded by the coding sequence ATGAATTATAACGTAACATTAAAAGAAATAGCATTAAAATCAGGAGTATCAGTATCAACAGTTTCTAAAGCTTTGAATGATAGTCACGAAATTAGCACTTTAACTAAAGAAAGGGTATCTAAAATAGCAAAGTCATTAAACTATAGACCTAATTTTTTTGCTAAAAATTTAAAAAAGAGAGAAAACTATATTATAGGGGTCATACTTCCAGATTTAAAAAATGACTTTTTTTCTAATCTTTTAGTTGGTATAACAGAAGAAACCAGTATGAAAAAACATAGAATAATGGTGTATCAAACTTGTAATAGCCCTGAAAAAGAAATGATTTATACTAAATTGTTGTCAGAGGATATTATTGATGGTTTAATTATATCACCTTCATTGTTTCCACAAAGACATGCTGAAGACAACAAATATCTTATTAGGCTTTCTGAAAAGCATTTGCCAATAATTGTTATCAATAAAATGGTAAATAGTATAGTGCATTCTAATAAGAAATTAGTAAAAGATTCTAATGGATTAAAATTAGGGAAAGATTTAGTAAATAACTTATTAGATAAAATAAAACATTATAATTTACAATTAGACGTTTCTTAG
- the folP gene encoding dihydropteroate synthase — protein MTINCKGNLIDVSSPKVMGILNITPDSFFDGGKYTDEGSILRQAEKMLQEGAAFIDVGAYSSRPGAAHILEDEELKRIVPVINLLVKEFPDITISVDTFRSKVAKETVLAGAAIVNDISGGKMDNAMFSTIAALQVPYIIMHMQGTPQNMQNSPQYENIVKEIISFFAEQLFKLRALKVNDVIIDVGFGFGKTIAHNFELLQKLSLFESLEVPILTGVSRKSMLYKTLGITAKEALNATTVANTIALMNGTHILRVHDVKEAVEAVTIYKQLNL, from the coding sequence ATGACAATTAATTGTAAAGGGAATTTAATAGATGTATCCTCACCCAAAGTGATGGGGATTTTAAATATAACTCCAGATTCATTTTTTGATGGAGGGAAGTATACAGATGAAGGTAGTATTCTTAGGCAAGCTGAAAAAATGTTACAAGAAGGTGCTGCATTTATTGATGTTGGTGCCTATTCATCAAGACCTGGTGCTGCACATATATTGGAAGATGAAGAATTGAAAAGAATTGTTCCTGTTATTAATTTATTAGTGAAAGAATTTCCTGATATTACTATATCTGTAGATACTTTTAGAAGTAAAGTAGCTAAGGAAACAGTGTTAGCAGGTGCAGCAATTGTAAATGATATTTCTGGAGGAAAAATGGATAATGCTATGTTTTCTACTATAGCGGCTTTACAGGTGCCTTATATTATAATGCATATGCAAGGTACACCTCAAAACATGCAAAATAGCCCTCAGTATGAGAATATTGTTAAGGAAATAATTTCATTTTTTGCAGAACAGTTGTTTAAATTAAGAGCATTAAAAGTAAATGATGTTATTATTGATGTAGGTTTTGGTTTTGGAAAAACAATTGCTCATAATTTTGAATTATTACAAAAGTTGTCTTTGTTTGAGAGTTTAGAGGTGCCAATTTTGACTGGTGTTTCTAGAAAGTCTATGTTATATAAAACGTTAGGTATTACAGCTAAAGAAGCGTTAAATGCTACTACAGTAGCTAATACTATAGCCTTGATGAATGGTACACATATTTTAAGAGTTCATGATGTAAAAGAAGCAGTAGAAGCAGTTACAATTTATAAGCAATTAAATTTATAG
- a CDS encoding DoxX family protein: MILKLLTHISRVLVGLLFIYSGFVKLVDPIGSQYKFEEYFSADVLNLEFLIPVALPFAILLIVSELVLGVMLLVGYKPKLTVWSLFGLNLIFLFLTWYSYTYNKVTDCGCFGDAVKLTPKETFYKNVIFMIFIIILILGIKYIKPLISEKVSTLTTYASAFLSLVIAYYVLTHLPIIDFRAYSIGTNIEQGMQYQENSDEVPPIHDFEISTADGDKMEEMLSKNKAMLIFMTTTEKVSKEGLQEISKVAAEAKKKGYEIYILTSDIMMADVIYEENYDTLNAFKKEYNLPYTFGSCDEKAIKTAVRANPGVLTVEKGNIVGKWNWTDANDIELK; the protein is encoded by the coding sequence ATGATATTAAAATTACTGACCCATATTTCAAGAGTACTTGTAGGACTTTTATTTATTTATTCTGGATTTGTAAAATTGGTAGACCCTATAGGTTCTCAATACAAATTTGAAGAATATTTTAGTGCAGATGTTTTAAATTTAGAATTTCTAATTCCAGTTGCATTACCTTTTGCTATTCTTTTAATTGTTTCTGAACTAGTTTTAGGTGTGATGCTTTTAGTTGGCTACAAACCTAAACTTACAGTTTGGAGTTTATTCGGGCTAAATTTAATATTCTTATTCTTAACTTGGTACTCATACACCTACAATAAAGTAACAGATTGTGGTTGTTTTGGAGACGCTGTTAAATTAACACCTAAAGAAACATTTTATAAAAATGTTATTTTTATGATATTCATTATCATTTTAATTTTAGGTATTAAATACATAAAGCCTTTAATTTCTGAAAAAGTATCAACTTTAACTACCTATGCTTCTGCATTTCTTTCCTTAGTAATTGCTTATTATGTATTAACACATTTACCTATTATTGATTTTAGAGCTTACTCAATTGGAACTAATATTGAGCAAGGAATGCAATACCAGGAAAATAGTGATGAAGTACCTCCTATTCATGATTTTGAAATAAGCACTGCAGATGGTGACAAGATGGAAGAAATGCTATCTAAAAATAAAGCCATGCTTATTTTTATGACCACCACTGAAAAAGTTAGTAAAGAAGGATTACAAGAAATTTCAAAAGTAGCTGCTGAAGCTAAAAAGAAAGGATATGAAATTTATATTTTAACTTCTGATATTATGATGGCAGATGTTATTTATGAAGAAAATTACGATACGTTAAACGCATTTAAAAAAGAATACAACCTGCCTTATACCTTTGGTAGTTGTGATGAAAAAGCTATTAAAACAGCAGTTAGAGCTAACCCTGGTGTTTTAACTGTAGAAAAAGGAAACATTGTTGGTAAGTGGAACTGGACAGATGCTAATGATATTGAATTAAAATAA
- a CDS encoding crotonase/enoyl-CoA hydratase family protein codes for MSNFINYKEETNYSIITINNGKANAISHEVIDELNAYLDKAESYQKPVILTGQPGIFSAGYDLKSMVASPDSALELVTKGSKLSLKMLSFPMPIITACSGHAIAKGAFLLLSTDYRIGAEGDFKIGFNEVMIGMTMHNAGIEIAKARLAPIYLERSINNAEIYSPKNAINAGFLDKIVPTEHLLPTAIKIAEMFGQLNLKAHAATKLKLRQPYLKAIANAIAQDSQEGLTPPSK; via the coding sequence ATGAGTAATTTTATTAACTACAAAGAAGAAACAAATTATAGCATAATTACAATTAACAATGGAAAAGCAAATGCTATTTCTCATGAAGTAATTGACGAATTAAATGCATATTTAGACAAAGCTGAAAGCTACCAAAAACCAGTAATATTAACTGGACAACCAGGCATTTTTTCAGCTGGTTATGACTTAAAAAGTATGGTAGCCTCACCTGATTCAGCCCTTGAACTAGTTACAAAAGGATCTAAATTATCTTTAAAAATGTTATCTTTTCCAATGCCTATTATTACTGCTTGTAGTGGGCATGCAATTGCTAAAGGAGCTTTTTTACTACTTTCTACTGATTATAGAATTGGTGCTGAAGGAGATTTTAAAATAGGTTTTAACGAAGTAATGATAGGAATGACTATGCACAATGCTGGAATTGAAATTGCCAAGGCTAGATTAGCACCAATTTACCTTGAAAGAAGTATTAATAATGCCGAAATTTACAGCCCTAAAAATGCTATCAATGCTGGTTTTCTAGATAAGATTGTTCCTACTGAACACTTATTACCTACCGCTATTAAAATAGCTGAAATGTTTGGACAACTTAATTTAAAAGCACATGCTGCTACAAAATTAAAACTAAGACAACCTTATTTAAAAGCTATCGCAAATGCGATAGCACAGGATAGTCAGGAAGGATTAACACCTCCTTCTAAATAA
- a CDS encoding DUF4252 domain-containing protein, with amino-acid sequence MKRVFMILFCITILNGCSSQKTFQQFFNTHKNEIGVTAFQVPNFMRTILSSISPEINGFFGNVKDFKFITFNDLSDFKRQTLVNEINLVTDNGFSDILRVNSLEKTKIVSVVEDGDIVRKAIIFNANVTKASAFYLKGNFDPNKLKVLSETNQFEDLSSKLLQHYQTPLSSPTIEPIKIN; translated from the coding sequence ATGAAACGTGTATTCATGATTCTTTTTTGCATAACAATATTGAATGGTTGTTCAAGTCAAAAAACATTTCAACAGTTTTTTAATACTCATAAGAATGAAATTGGAGTAACCGCTTTTCAAGTTCCTAACTTTATGAGAACAATTTTAAGTAGCATTTCACCTGAAATAAATGGCTTTTTTGGAAATGTTAAAGACTTTAAGTTTATTACATTTAATGATTTATCAGATTTTAAAAGGCAAACTTTGGTTAATGAAATTAATTTAGTGACTGATAATGGGTTTTCGGATATATTACGTGTGAATTCATTAGAAAAGACAAAAATTGTTTCTGTTGTAGAAGATGGGGATATTGTTAGAAAAGCTATTATTTTTAATGCTAATGTTACAAAAGCTTCAGCTTTTTATTTAAAAGGAAATTTTGATCCTAATAAGTTAAAAGTTTTATCTGAAACAAATCAATTTGAAGATTTATCAAGTAAATTATTACAACATTATCAAACTCCATTATCTTCGCCAACTATTGAACCTATAAAAATTAATTAA
- a CDS encoding BadF/BadG/BcrA/BcrD ATPase family protein has protein sequence MILIADSGSTKCDWILLDDSSNNIITRERTKGINPSVLKKKDIVEIFNSCSKLFKYQQYIHTIYFFGAGCNNSASEEKIELILRNNFENVSTVIVKEDLMLAVFAASQDPSVVCILGTGSNCCFFNGEKIEQRVKAMGYMLMDEGSGNHLGKEVLKSYYYKKLPDDLRFSLEKSFKMSDEKVLKKLYSSKMPNKYLAKFARFLFENIEHPYAKEIITLCVSEFIDKQLLQYKEELTKVPLYFIGSVGYHAQEIIEKELLKRGIKQPENFIRRPLNAFIESISNQKVVLQKVV, from the coding sequence ATGATATTAATTGCAGATAGTGGCTCTACAAAATGTGATTGGATTTTACTGGATGATTCTAGTAATAATATAATTACAAGAGAAAGAACCAAAGGAATAAATCCTTCCGTTTTAAAAAAGAAAGATATAGTTGAAATTTTCAACAGTTGTTCAAAGCTTTTTAAATACCAACAATATATACATACCATTTATTTTTTTGGTGCTGGTTGTAATAACTCGGCGAGTGAAGAAAAAATAGAATTAATACTTCGTAATAATTTTGAAAATGTATCTACAGTTATTGTAAAAGAAGATTTAATGTTGGCTGTTTTTGCTGCTTCTCAAGATCCGTCTGTAGTTTGCATTTTAGGAACAGGGTCTAATTGTTGTTTTTTTAATGGAGAGAAGATTGAGCAAAGGGTGAAAGCAATGGGGTATATGTTAATGGATGAGGGAAGTGGCAATCATTTAGGAAAAGAAGTGTTAAAGAGTTATTATTATAAAAAGTTACCAGATGACTTAAGGTTTTCATTAGAAAAAAGCTTTAAAATGAGTGATGAAAAGGTATTGAAGAAGTTATATAGCTCAAAAATGCCTAATAAATACCTTGCAAAGTTTGCTCGTTTTCTATTTGAAAATATAGAGCATCCATATGCCAAAGAAATAATAACTTTATGTGTAAGTGAATTTATAGATAAGCAATTACTTCAGTATAAAGAAGAACTAACAAAAGTACCATTGTATTTTATTGGTTCAGTAGGTTATCACGCTCAAGAGATTATTGAAAAAGAATTATTGAAAAGAGGTATAAAACAGCCTGAAAACTTTATAAGAAGACCGCTTAATGCTTTTATAGAGTCAATCAGTAATCAAAAAGTAGTTCTACAAAAAGTAGTGTAA
- the cdaA gene encoding diadenylate cyclase CdaA, whose protein sequence is MNLDFIDFSFLDILDIILVAVLLYYIYKLLKGTVAINIVIGIALIFVIWKITQALRMEMLSGILGYLLSGGVIALIIVFQQEIRKFLLMIGTTNFSAKRSFLHQLKFLQTEITSEVDTETILKSCVVLSKTKTGALIVIERTNKLDFLVNTGDAMNAVVNEAILGSIFYKNSPLHDGATIIRDNYIVATRVILPISENTQIPSRFGLRHRAAIGVTEKTDAVCLLVSEETGEISYIKDGEFVLYGSIEELGKKLQSDVVIT, encoded by the coding sequence ATGAATTTAGACTTTATTGATTTTTCTTTTTTGGATATTCTTGATATAATCTTGGTAGCGGTACTACTATATTATATTTATAAGCTTTTAAAAGGTACTGTGGCTATAAATATTGTTATAGGGATTGCTTTAATTTTTGTTATTTGGAAAATAACTCAAGCATTACGTATGGAAATGTTGAGTGGTATTTTGGGGTATTTATTATCAGGAGGTGTTATTGCGTTAATTATTGTCTTTCAGCAAGAAATACGTAAGTTTTTATTAATGATTGGTACAACCAACTTTTCTGCTAAAAGGAGTTTTTTACATCAGCTTAAATTTTTACAAACTGAAATTACTTCTGAGGTTGATACAGAAACAATATTGAAATCTTGTGTTGTTTTGTCTAAGACTAAAACAGGTGCTCTAATTGTTATTGAAAGAACTAATAAATTAGATTTTTTAGTAAATACGGGTGATGCTATGAATGCTGTGGTTAATGAAGCTATTTTAGGTAGTATTTTTTATAAGAATAGTCCTTTGCATGATGGGGCTACTATTATAAGGGATAATTATATTGTTGCTACTAGGGTAATTTTACCTATTTCAGAGAATACACAAATACCCTCGCGTTTTGGATTGCGCCATAGGGCTGCTATTGGTGTTACGGAGAAAACAGATGCTGTTTGTTTGTTAGTGTCTGAAGAAACAGGAGAGATTTCTTATATTAAGGATGGTGAGTTTGTGTTGTATGGGTCTATAGAAGAGTTAGGTAAAAAATTACAAAGTGATGTAGTGATAACTTAA
- a CDS encoding SRPBCC family protein, with protein MKFLKYFFLFLLAIILLGLLYVSTYSGNYNITRSKVVKAPIAHAFNTVNDLKTWEKWGPWHDEDSTIVVTYGDKTVGVGASNSWTSKDGPGAMKTIAIEPNTFIDQEMSFNNGDPSGIYWKFNEVEEGTKVTWGMKADKSPFIFKMFAAISGGWDNMLGSMQEKGLANLDKVITSTIPEAPKCRLSTIYAKESSSLTFIGYPHKIKIDHDEMTRLFMADLPKAGTYAIKSGLKEGDFIPGSVYTKYDEASKETEFYIGLLLNKSVKPAEGMETIKLPKGKALMISKFGNYGVGDEMAHQALADYISQNKLEMTFPIWELYVNDPTKVKPEDIQTDIYYPIK; from the coding sequence ATGAAATTTTTAAAGTATTTTTTTCTTTTTTTACTAGCTATCATCCTTTTAGGATTATTGTATGTAAGCACTTACTCTGGTAATTATAACATTACACGAAGTAAAGTAGTAAAAGCACCTATAGCCCATGCTTTTAACACCGTTAATGATTTAAAAACTTGGGAAAAATGGGGTCCTTGGCATGATGAAGACTCAACTATTGTAGTTACTTACGGCGACAAAACTGTTGGTGTTGGAGCTTCTAATAGCTGGACTAGTAAAGATGGCCCTGGAGCCATGAAAACCATAGCTATTGAACCTAATACGTTTATAGATCAAGAAATGTCTTTTAACAACGGAGATCCAAGCGGAATTTATTGGAAGTTTAATGAAGTTGAAGAAGGCACCAAAGTAACTTGGGGCATGAAAGCAGATAAATCTCCATTTATATTTAAAATGTTTGCAGCAATTTCTGGCGGATGGGATAACATGTTAGGTTCAATGCAAGAAAAAGGCTTAGCCAATTTAGATAAAGTAATTACAAGTACAATTCCTGAAGCTCCAAAATGTAGATTAAGTACTATTTATGCTAAAGAATCTTCTAGTTTAACTTTTATAGGATATCCACATAAAATAAAAATAGATCATGATGAAATGACAAGGCTTTTTATGGCAGATTTACCTAAAGCTGGTACTTATGCTATTAAAAGCGGGTTAAAAGAAGGAGATTTTATTCCTGGTTCAGTTTACACAAAGTATGATGAAGCTTCAAAAGAAACAGAATTCTATATCGGGCTTTTATTAAATAAGAGCGTAAAACCCGCTGAAGGAATGGAAACTATCAAGTTACCAAAAGGAAAAGCACTAATGATTTCTAAATTTGGAAACTATGGTGTTGGTGATGAAATGGCACATCAAGCCTTAGCTGATTATATTTCTCAAAACAAATTAGAAATGACCTTTCCTATATGGGAACTATATGTAAATGACCCTACAAAAGTAAAGCCTGAAGATATTCAAACGGATATTTACTACCCTATTAAATAA